A region of the Halosolutus amylolyticus genome:
ATCGATCACGCTCGGACCGGCCGTTCTTGCGGCCGTTCCCGTCCGTTCGCGTATGAATCGAGTCATCTCGGTGTACACTCCGACCGCATCGCGGCGGTCAGCGTAGTTCTCCCATAGAACCCGGATGCCCGTAAGCGTCGACTAACAGTACCCGGACGCAGTTCGAATCGCTGGTCGATGCGGTCGAGGAGTACGCGATCTTCATGCTCGGCCCGGACGGTCACGTCCGGACCTGGAACGCCGGCGCGGAGCAGATCAAGGGCTACGCGGCCGACGACGTGCTCGGCGAACACGTCTCGACGTTTTACACCGATTCCGATCGGGAGGCCGGCGTCCCGCAGGCGAACCTCGCGGCCGCCGCCGACGAGGGATCGATCGAGGACGAGGGGTGGCGCGTGCGGGCGGACGGCTCCCGCTTCTGGGCGACCGTCACCCTCACCGCCATCCGTGACGACGACGGCGACCTGCGGGGCTACGCGAAAGTGACGCGGGACATGACCGATCGGCGCGAGCGCGAGCGGGAGGTTCGTCGCGACCGCGACCTCCTCGACCGCGACCTCGAAAAGTACCAGAACCGCTACCGGACGCTCGTCGAGCACTTCCCCAACGGCGCCGTCGCCCTCGTCGACCAGGACCTCAGATATATTACCTTCGGCGGCGCGCCGGAGGGAGAGACGGACGTGACGCGAGGTGATCTCGAGGGCGCTCCCCTTCGTGACGCACTGCCACGGGAGATTGCGGAGGTCGTCGTCCCGCGCTACGAGGCCGCTCTGGACGGCGAAATGTCCGAGTTCGAGGACACGATCGACGACCGGGTCTACCAGTTCCATTTCATTCCGGTTCGAGACGACGACGGGAACGTCTTCGCTGCCATCGGGATGTCACAGGACATTACCGAACAGAAAGAGCGCGAGCGCAAACTCGAGGAGTCAGAGTACCGGTACCAGACGCTCGTGGATAATTTCCCGAACGGCATCGTCGCGTTGTTCGACGAGGATTTCCGCTACCTGATCGCGGGCGGAGAGCTTTACGAGGCGTTCGACGTCTCCCCGGACGACACGATAGGCAACACGCTATACGACCGCAGCACCGCCGAGGAGATCGAACTGCTCGAACCACACTACCGGGCCGCGTTGAACGGGGACACGCGATCGTTCGAGGTCGAGTACGCCGACCGGACGCTGCAGTTCTGGGTGGTTCCCGTGACCGACGAGAGCGGGGAGGTATTCGCCGGCATGGCGATGTCCCAGGACGTTACCGAGCGAAAGAATCGCGAGCGGGAACTCGATCGCCAGCGCGAGCAACTCGCCGCCCTCAACGATCTCAACGCAGTCGTCCGAAGCATTACCGACGAGGTCATCGCCCGGTCCACGCGCGAGGAGATCGAGCAGGTCGTCTGCGAGCACCTCGCCGCGGCGGAGTCGTACCTGTTCGCCTGGATCGGCGACGTCGACGTCGCCTCGCAGACGGTGACGATGCGGGCCGAGGCCGGCGTGGAAGGGTACCTCGACGGGATCACCATCTCCGCAGACCCGGACGACGATCGAAGCAAGGGGCCCACGGGCCGGGCCATCCTGGAGCGCGAAATCCAGACCACACAGGACATTCGCGCCGATACCAGACACGACCCCTGGCGGAGCCACATCGAGGAGTACGGCTTCCGCTCGTCGGCGGCCATCCCGATCGTCCACGAGGACACCGTCTACGGCGTGTTGAACGTCTACGCCGAGCGGCCGAACGCGTTCGAAGGACAGGAGCGAGCGGTGATCAGCCAGCTCGGGGAAGTGGTGGGACACGCCATCGCCGCCACCGAACGCAAGCGGGCGCTGATGAGCGACGAGGTCGTCGAACTCCAGTTTCGCATTCGCGACGTCTTCGGCGCGCTCGACGTCGGCGTTCCGACGACGGGGACGATCACGCTCGACCACACGGTCCCCATCGAGGACGACGAGTACCTCGTCTACGGGAGCGCGACCCCGGACGCGGTCGACAGCGTCAGGGCACTCGTCGAGGCGCTCCCGCACTGGCTGGGCGTGACGTTCCGGACCGATCGCGGGAAACCGAAGTTCGAACTCCGCCTCTCCGAACCGCCGGTGCTGTCGACGGTCGCCTCGCTGGGCGGCTCCGTCGAGAACGTCGTCATCGAAGACGGCGACTATCGGATGACGCTCCACGTGGCCCCGGGGTCGGACGTCCGCAACCTTATCGACGCCGTGCAGAGCGCCTATCCCGATGCGGAACTGCTGAAGCACCGTCAGATCACTCGGCACGATGATACGGCCGAACGCGTTCGACAGGTTCTGACGACCGATCTCACCGATCGCCAGCGGGCGACCCTCGAAGCCGCCTATCACGCGGGCTTCTTCGAGTGGCCTCGCGACGCCTCCGGCGAAGCCGTCGCCGAATCGCTCGATATCGCTTCGGCGACGTTCCACCAGCACCTCCGGAAGGCCCAGCAGCGGGTGTTTCGATCGCTACTGTCGACGTCCGAGTCGACGTAGCCGGGCAGGGTCGCGGTATCGGGTGACCGGACGGGGGCCGGGTCACGGTACCGGGCGATCGGACGCCACGAATCGGGTGCGGATTCCGCGTTCGATTCGCGTTCCACGGCACGAATCGGCGGTGCGTTTGCAAGGAGCGGAGCTATGCCCGTCCGTAGTCGAACTGTCTTGTGTAAGTGGCCCAATTATGAACCAGATAGAACCGGCGCAACTCGCCGACATGCTCGACGCAGGCGAGTCGTTCACGCTCGTCGATACGCGACCGGAGGACAGCTACGAGGCGTGGCACGTTCCCGGCGCCGAAAACGTCCCGTACGGTCCCGACGACGACCTCGACGAGGAGACACTGGACCAGGTGGACGAGGTGACGAACGGGAAGCCCGTCGTCGCGATCTGCGGCAAGGGGCTCACCTCGACCCCGTTCAGCTTCGAACTCGAGCAACACGGGTACGACGACGTCTCGGTCGTCAAGGGCGGGATGGAAGACTGGAGTACGGTGTACGAGGCCGTCCCGATCGACACCCGCAACGACGACCTCGTTATCGCGCAACTCCAGCGGCGCGCGAAGGGGTGTCTGGGGTACGTTGTCGGGTCGAAATCGGCCGCAAAAGCGGTCGTCGTCGACGCGACCCGACAGACGGACCAGTTCAAGATCGCCGCCGAAGAAGCCGGGCTGACGATCGAGCGCGTCCTCGACACGCACGTCCACGCCGACCACATCTCCGGCGGGCCGACGCTCGCGGAGACGCTCGGCGTCCCCTACCACCTCGGGGAGCGAGCCAGCGACCGCGACGTCGCCCACGAGTACGACCCGCTCGCCGACGGCGAGACGATCGAGGTGGGTGATGTCGAGATCGAGGCCCTGCACACGCCCGGTCACACGTCCGAGATGGTGAACTACCTCGTCGACGGCGAGGCGCTGCTGACCGGCGACACGCTGTTCGTCGAGTCCGTCGGCCGGACGGAACTCCAGTTCGGCGACGAGGACGCGGCGACCGGCGCGGAACTGCTGTACGAGTCCCTCCACGAGACGATCCTCGACCTCCCCGACGACGTGCGGATCCTCCCGGGCCACGTCTCGGTCGCAACGAACGGGCGGTACGAGGTCGGCTCCCCGGGCGACCCGATCGCGGCCCGTCTCGGCGACCTCCGCGAGGACCTCGACCTGCTGGGAATGGACGAGGACGCGTTCGTCGATCGGCTCACCGACCAGACGCCCGAGAAGCCGCCGAACTACGAGCGCGTGATCGACCTCAACACGGGCCGAGACGACCTCGACGATCCGGACGAGGCGACGGAACTCGAACTCGGGCCGAACAACTGCGCCGCCTGACGTCGCCGCAGCGTCGCGCGACGCCGTTCGGGCGCTGGGTTCGACCGTCGTCGATCGAGCGTGCGCTGACGGTCTGCGGCGACGACACTCGAGTCGGTAATTCCTACCGTTCAGGAATCCCGTAAACGGATTTGTCTCTCCTCGCCCGATCGTCTACTATGAGACGCTCTGTCGGCGGTGCGGAGGTGCCGTCCTGACGTGTCTCCGAACGGTACGCGCCGCCGGTACCTCGCGGCGATCGGTGCCGGACTGACCGGCCCGCTCGCCGGCTGTCTCGATTTTGGCGGGGGAGACGCGACCGCCGACTCGTTGCCGGCCCACTTCGACGATCGGGTCCCGGAACTGCTCGAGCACTACGACGTCCCGGGGGCGTGTATCGCCCTCGTGCAGGACGGCGAGGTGACGTGGATCGGGGCCTACGGCGAGGCGGACCGCGAGGAGGGGCGCCCGACGACGACCGAGACCGTCTTCCGGGCCGCCTCGATCACGAAGTCGGTCACTGCGTGGGGAGTCCTGAACCTGGTCGAACGGGGCGAAATCGAACTGGACGATCCGATCGAGCGCCACGTCACGCGGTGGGAGCTCCCGGAGGCGGAGTTCGACACCGAGGCGGTTACGGTGCGGCGCTTGCTTTCCCATACGTCGGGCCTGCAGATGGGTTTGCCCGACGAGGAGCAACTGTACGCACCGGGCGAGGAGCGCCCCGCTCCCGAGGAGGTGCTCGACGGGGAAGGGCTGGAATCGGCCGCCCGGTTCGAACAGCCGCCCGGAACCGAGTTCAGCTACTCGAACGCCGGGTTCGTGCTCCTCGAGCTCCTGATCGAGGAGGTCTCCGGCCGCGAGTACGAGACGTACATGCAGGAGGAAATCCTCGAGCCCCTGGGGATGGACGACGCCACGTTCACCTGGGACGAGGAGGTGGCGTCCACGATTGCAACCGGCTACATGCTAGATGGCGATCGTGGGCCGGTCTTCGTCGACCCGGTCAAGGCTCCTGGCGGGCTGTACGCGACGGCCGATGACCTCGCCCGCTTCGTGGCGGCCGCGACGACGGGCCCCGAAGGCGAATCGCAGGGCCGGGGCGTCATAGCGCCCGAGAGCGTCGCGGAGATCCACACCCCGGCCGTGGAGACGTCGGGCCTCTACGCCCTCGTCGCCGATGCCTACGGACTGGGGCACTTCGTCGAGACGCTCCCCGACGGACAGCGGGCCGTGTGGCACGGGGGCCAGCACACCGGCTGGCTCAGCCACTACCACTGCGTCCCGGAGACCGGCGACGGCATCGTCGTGCTCACCAACAGCGAGCGGGCCCAGCGGTTCCTGTCCGACGTGGTCGGCGCGTGGGCCGAGGCGCGAGGTCTGTCCTCGGTGGCGATGAGCCGGACGTACTCGCGGTTCGCGACCGGCGCTCGGGTGATGGTGGGCGTCGCCGGCCTCGCGTCGGCTGGACTGGTCTGGCGACTCGGCCGCGGGCTCCGATCGGGCGATCGACGGTTCGAACCGTTCGCCCGCACGTCCGTCCGATCGCGCGCGGCACTGGGTGGCGTCGCGGTCCTGCTACTGGGACTCTGGTGGGGACTCGCGCGGGATATTCTGGTGCCGCTGTTGCCGGTCCTCACCGGCTGGCTGACCGTTGCGCTGTCGGCGCTTGCCTTGCTTGCGGTGCTGACCGTGCTGTTCCCGCACACGGGGGGTGACGAACAGTGACGGACGACCCGACCCGCGAAGTGATGGGGATCAAACTATCGCCAGGAGCGACGAACTGTTACCTGCTCGAGGCCGATCGGGGGTACCTGTTGATCGATACCGGGTACGAGTGGGAGTACCGGAGCTTCCTGGCGCAACTCGCGGACGCCGGCGTCGCCGTCGACGAGATCGAGTACCTGCTCTTGACCCACCACCACGACGATCACGTCGGCTTCGCGAACGAACTGCTCGAGGGGGTGACCGTGATCGCACACGAAGCCGCGGAAGACCTGTTGCAGGCCGGTGAAAACGACAGATCCGGCGGCGGGCTACTGAACAGACGGGTGTACTATCTGGCGAAAGTGCGATCGTGGCTGACCCCCGAGTGGGACCTGACCTTCCCACCCGTCACGCTTCGTGACGACGATATGCTGGTCGACGGTGACGACGACCAACTGTTGCGCGAACTGGGAATCGACGGGACGATCCTCGAAACGCCGGGACACACCCCGGACTCGATCTCCGTCCTCCTGGACGATGGCACGCTCTTCTGTGGCGACGCGGCGATGAGCAGGCCGCTCTGGGCCGGGATCAAGTATCACACGATATTCATCACTGACGTCGACCAGTACTACGAAAGCTGGCAGAAGATCCTCGGTAGCGGCGCCAAACGGGTCTATCCGGCACACGGCGATCCCTTCGACGTCGAGAGATTACGGGAGCACATGGGAGCGTACAGCGACGATTCGTTGATCGAGAGAGATCCGATCACCTCCAGGTACGCCGACTTTGGCTGATTCGCGGGGCCATCGGATCGCCGCCCCTTCGTCTCGCAGCCGAGAGAACGATCTTGAAATTGGAATCAGTCTCGGTGGGAACGTTGCCGCCCAGGTGCTCACGATGGCCGGCGTGGACGGTGCGTTCCTCGCAATCCCCGTCGCCGACCCGTTCGAGACGATTCGCCGAGCGCCGATCGCGGGCGGTTCCGTTCGCTTTACCCATCGACCCCGCGTATTTGACGTATGGAGACGCTCGAGCCGAAACACTTGGTACTCCCGTTAACGGGGGCGGCCACGGCGGACGCGACGCTTACGGGCGGGAAAGGGGCGAACCTCGCGCGACTGATCGATGCGGGACTGCCCGTTCCGGACGGCTTCTGCGTGACGACGGCCGTCTACGACCGCCTCGTTGCGGACGCGGAGATCGAAGCGCTGATCGCCGACCTCGAGGACGTGGATCCGACGGCGACCGGCCGACAGCGGGCGCTCGCTGGGGAGTTGCGGGATCGTCTCCGCGAGCGGCCGCTCCCCGCGGACGTCCGAGAGGCGATCGCCTCCGCGGTCGACGACGACGCGGTCTACGTCGCCAGATCGAGCGCGACCGCCGAGGACCTCCCGTCGGCCTCGTTCGCGGGCCAGCACGAGACGGAACTCGAACTCGAGGGACTC
Encoded here:
- a CDS encoding bacterio-opsin activator domain-containing protein; its protein translation is MLGPDGHVRTWNAGAEQIKGYAADDVLGEHVSTFYTDSDREAGVPQANLAAAADEGSIEDEGWRVRADGSRFWATVTLTAIRDDDGDLRGYAKVTRDMTDRREREREVRRDRDLLDRDLEKYQNRYRTLVEHFPNGAVALVDQDLRYITFGGAPEGETDVTRGDLEGAPLRDALPREIAEVVVPRYEAALDGEMSEFEDTIDDRVYQFHFIPVRDDDGNVFAAIGMSQDITEQKERERKLEESEYRYQTLVDNFPNGIVALFDEDFRYLIAGGELYEAFDVSPDDTIGNTLYDRSTAEEIELLEPHYRAALNGDTRSFEVEYADRTLQFWVVPVTDESGEVFAGMAMSQDVTERKNRERELDRQREQLAALNDLNAVVRSITDEVIARSTREEIEQVVCEHLAAAESYLFAWIGDVDVASQTVTMRAEAGVEGYLDGITISADPDDDRSKGPTGRAILEREIQTTQDIRADTRHDPWRSHIEEYGFRSSAAIPIVHEDTVYGVLNVYAERPNAFEGQERAVISQLGEVVGHAIAATERKRALMSDEVVELQFRIRDVFGALDVGVPTTGTITLDHTVPIEDDEYLVYGSATPDAVDSVRALVEALPHWLGVTFRTDRGKPKFELRLSEPPVLSTVASLGGSVENVVIEDGDYRMTLHVAPGSDVRNLIDAVQSAYPDAELLKHRQITRHDDTAERVRQVLTTDLTDRQRATLEAAYHAGFFEWPRDASGEAVAESLDIASATFHQHLRKAQQRVFRSLLSTSEST
- a CDS encoding rhodanese-like domain-containing protein, giving the protein MMNQIEPAQLADMLDAGESFTLVDTRPEDSYEAWHVPGAENVPYGPDDDLDEETLDQVDEVTNGKPVVAICGKGLTSTPFSFELEQHGYDDVSVVKGGMEDWSTVYEAVPIDTRNDDLVIAQLQRRAKGCLGYVVGSKSAAKAVVVDATRQTDQFKIAAEEAGLTIERVLDTHVHADHISGGPTLAETLGVPYHLGERASDRDVAHEYDPLADGETIEVGDVEIEALHTPGHTSEMVNYLVDGEALLTGDTLFVESVGRTELQFGDEDAATGAELLYESLHETILDLPDDVRILPGHVSVATNGRYEVGSPGDPIAARLGDLREDLDLLGMDEDAFVDRLTDQTPEKPPNYERVIDLNTGRDDLDDPDEATELELGPNNCAA
- a CDS encoding serine hydrolase domain-containing protein — protein: MSPNGTRRRYLAAIGAGLTGPLAGCLDFGGGDATADSLPAHFDDRVPELLEHYDVPGACIALVQDGEVTWIGAYGEADREEGRPTTTETVFRAASITKSVTAWGVLNLVERGEIELDDPIERHVTRWELPEAEFDTEAVTVRRLLSHTSGLQMGLPDEEQLYAPGEERPAPEEVLDGEGLESAARFEQPPGTEFSYSNAGFVLLELLIEEVSGREYETYMQEEILEPLGMDDATFTWDEEVASTIATGYMLDGDRGPVFVDPVKAPGGLYATADDLARFVAAATTGPEGESQGRGVIAPESVAEIHTPAVETSGLYALVADAYGLGHFVETLPDGQRAVWHGGQHTGWLSHYHCVPETGDGIVVLTNSERAQRFLSDVVGAWAEARGLSSVAMSRTYSRFATGARVMVGVAGLASAGLVWRLGRGLRSGDRRFEPFARTSVRSRAALGGVAVLLLGLWWGLARDILVPLLPVLTGWLTVALSALALLAVLTVLFPHTGGDEQ
- a CDS encoding MBL fold metallo-hydrolase → MTDDPTREVMGIKLSPGATNCYLLEADRGYLLIDTGYEWEYRSFLAQLADAGVAVDEIEYLLLTHHHDDHVGFANELLEGVTVIAHEAAEDLLQAGENDRSGGGLLNRRVYYLAKVRSWLTPEWDLTFPPVTLRDDDMLVDGDDDQLLRELGIDGTILETPGHTPDSISVLLDDGTLFCGDAAMSRPLWAGIKYHTIFITDVDQYYESWQKILGSGAKRVYPAHGDPFDVERLREHMGAYSDDSLIERDPITSRYADFG